TCTCGTCGAACGGGATGTCATCGGCAGCGGCGAGGCTCGCCAGCGGGTGCGCGTGAGGAGGGCGGTAATCGAGCCGCTGGGACGAGAGGTAGGCGCTCCCGTTTCTGAGGACGAAGGCGGAGTGGACCCAGGGTTCATCCTCCATATCGGCAAAGAAACTGAACTGGATGCAGGTAAACGAGCCGTTCGCGTCGAAATCCATGACGAGCAGCGGCGACCTCGCCGTCCGGTTGTCGAACGGGATCTGCTCTTCCATCGCCTCCCAGGTCTCGATGAGCGGGGGGTTGTATTGTTCCACCGGGAGGACCGGGACGGCCTCGTAGTGTATCGTCTCGTAGCCGGGTGGGACATAGGAGGCACGCCAGAGGACGAACACCACCACGATAACGATGCCGAGCGCGAGCCACCGGTCTCTCATGCGGCGACGCTCCCGGCAATGAGGCGGCCGCCGTCCGCCGTGCCGATCGAGACGGCGACGATTCGCCGCCGTCCTGTTACAGACGGTTGCTCCTCCACCATAGTGGGAGCTGGGACGCGAGATTATATACGATTTCTGTGCCGACCGTCTATTCTAAAGCCCTGGATTGTACCCGGGCAGGGAAGGCCGCCGACAAAACGCAAAGGTCAAGGTTCCGCACTCCGATTGCTGTAGTATGCGACGCCGGACGGCTGTTGTACTCCTGATCATTCTTCTCTCCGCCCTCCCTTCCTGCGCAGCCGCCGGGTACACGGTCATGCCGGCCGGCGACTACGTACCCGACCGTCCGCCACAGGATATGACACCTATCGAGTGGTGGCAGGTCCCGCCCCAGATCCTGATCTGCAGTCTTCTCATGGATACATCCCCTGAACTCCTGATCGTCGTCAACATCCTGTTCCTGTTGAACGTCTGGCTCTTCTTCGGCTACCGTCGTATTGCAAAACGCGCCGCACTCGAACACGAGACACGGACGGCGATCTACGACCACGTTCGCGCCCACCCGGGCATCCGCCTCGGCACCCTCGCTCAAGACCTCGGAATAAACCGGGGGACCCTGAGGTACCACCTCGGGAGGCTGCAGGAGTTCGGGATGATCGCCACCGCCGCCGTCGAAGGGCGGACGGGATACTTCGAGAACCGGCAGAAGTACTCGGTTCTCGAAGAGAAGGTGCTCATCCACCTCCGGAACCCCAACACCCGGGAGCTCCTCGCCATCCTGCTGGAGAGCCCGGAGGCGTCGCGGAGGGAACTTGCGGAACGGCTCGGGATCACCGCCTCGTCGGTCTCGTGGCATCTGCGAAGGCTGAGGGCCGACGGGATCGTGCTTCAGGAGAAGATAGGGGGAGACGTCCGGTATTCCCTGTCGGGGGAGGCGGCGGGGTTTGTCGGGGAGCGGGTGGGGGTGCGGAGGGGTGATCCGGGAGAAGGGGCTGTATTGAGAGGTGTTTAATCCGGCACCTCCCACAAACCAACCCACAACAGATAAGACCCACCCCATGAATAACCCTTAACCAGGCTGTGATTGTAATGAAAACCATCTACATCCGTACCGAACGCCTGGACCTGATCCCGGCAACGCTCGAGATCCTCGAGAGCGACCGGGACGACCGTCAAAAACTCGCCCGCCTCCTCTCCGCCGCCGTCCCGGGATCGTGGCCGCCGCCGCTCCTCGACGACGAAACGCTCGGGGCGTTCATCCAGATGGTCTCTGAGAAAGGCGATCCGCTCTTCGCCGCCTGGTACTGGGTGCGCGACGACCCGAGAGATGGGGAACGGGTCCTCGTCGGCAGCGGGGGGGTCGCCTCGTCGCCCGTCCCCGGCACGGTGCTCATCGGCTACTCGGTGCTCGAGGAGTTCCAGTGCCGCGGGTATGCAACCGAGGCGGTCCGCCACCTCATCCCCGCGATCTTCTCCCTCCCCGGCGTCCGGCGGATCGTCGCGACGACCTACCCGGACCTCTTCGGGTCCATCCGGGTGCTCGAGAAGAACGGGTTCGTCCATGCCGGCGAGGCTCCCGCCGGCGAGGGGTTCGAGGAGGGAACCGTCGTCTACGTGCGCGAAAAGCCCGAAGCCCCCTTCCGATCCTGAAGGCGGAACCATCCGCACCATCCGGACGGCGGCAGGGAGCAAAGGGTTGGTGGCTGCTCACCATATCCTGCCGGTAATGAGCACCGGCTACAGCGCCCTGCAATCGAAGAACCGCTTCTCAGCCCCCGGTCCCGTAGAGGTACCTCCCGCTGATATCGAGGATGTAATCGCCCCGGTAGAACGGGTACTTCCCGACCAGGTGCTGTTTTAAGGTCTCTACGTCGCTGCTTGCGGCGAGCGCCGACTTTGCGTCCTCGAGATACCCCGCCATATCCGCGAGGGCCTGCATGTTCGCCGGCAGCCCGTGGCCAGGAAGGACGACGTCGTACTCCTTCTCCTGGAACCGGCGGAGGTGGGCGAGCCAGGGGTCCATCTCCTTCTGCTGCAGGAAGACGTGGACCCGGTTGTAGACGAGGTCCTGGGCGATGAGCACGCGGTTCTCCGGGAGTTCGATGACGAGATTGACGCCGGCCTCGGCCCCGTCGGCCTTCTCGTAGGCAAGCGTCACGCCGTCGACGGTCTCGGTCCCGGGCCGGACGATATGCTCCGGCACCACCACCGTCTCCGTGATCGCGTCGCCGAAGGTCGGCGCGTATGCCTGGATCATGGCCTCCCCGCCCCCGCGGATCTGGTCTGTGACCTCGCTTAATGCGTAGATCGCGGCGTCCCTGAAGTATTCGCACCCGAACCAGTGGTCAGGGTGGCTGTGCGTGACGATGACGCGGTCGATCGGCTTGTCCAGGCTGTCGGCGTACCTGCGGAACTCCTCTGCGTGAGGACGGAGAAACTGCGTGTCGACGACGATCAATCTGTTCTCCGTCTCGAGGATATGGGAGTTTACGAAGACTGCCGCCTCGGGCGCCTCGTAGGTGTGTATCCTCAGGTTCTCCAGCGGGATAACGGTCATAACCCCGATCTCAGGCAGGGATCCTGAGCGTTTCCGGGGCACCATCTCTGCGGTCTGGGGGTTCATAGCACCGCCCACTGGAAACTCTCTCTATATGTAACCAGAGGGTGGCCGGGAGAGCGAGGAAGACTCGCGGGATTCTCCGGACCAACCCCTGAAATCCGCCGGACCTCACCTTCCGGGACCCGGACGGCGGCGCACCGGCCGGCACGATTCCGGCACGCGCTATCAGGCCCCATAACAAGGAATGAACCCCGGCACTCCGGTGCTCCGGCAGGACGGGGTCCTGCACAGGAACCTATATGAAGTGTTCATACCCTGTGAGCCTGCCGATACTGCAGAACAGTGAGGCAGGAGTAACCATGGCATGGAGAAGATCTTCGCGTGAACTCTGGAGCGAATTCGACGAGATGCTCGGGGATATGCAGAAACAATTTGGCGAGGTGATGGAGCGCCTCTCAGGAGCCACGCAGCAGGTACCCCTGATTGGCGGAACCGGAGCGGTGGTCGACGTCCTGGAACACGATGCGGATATCGTGGTCGTTGCCGACCTCCCGGGCGTGGAGAGGCAGGGTATATCGGTCCGGCTTCTCGACCCGAGAACGCTGCGGATCACCGCCCGGCGGGAGGAGGCAAAAGAGGAGGAACAGGCCGGATACCACATGCGAGAGCGGAGGATCGGCACGATCTCCCGGACGGTCTCCCTCCCCACCGACGTCAGGGGCGAGGAGGCACGCGCCACCTTCAAGAATGGTGTCCTCGAGATACGGTTGAAGAAGGTCGCCGAGGCTCGCGGCAGGGAGATCCCTGTGGGCGCAGAGGCCGAGCAGGCCGGCCAGTCAGTTGCAGAGATGCGCCGGCAACAGATCGAGGAGGAGTACCGGGAGGACAGGGAGAAGGTGAAGCCGTCCGGGTACCTGAGCCCCCGCGACCTACAGGAAGCGGCGCAGAAGATCCAGATCGAAGATAAGGGAAGCCCCGAAGAGCAAAAGACGGCCGAAGAGCTCCGCCGACAGAAGGAGATGATGTACGAGGAAGGAAAGAGGAAGCTGGCAGAGTAGACGGCGATACGAAAAAGCCATCGCGAGGAGGCCACGGAGCGGCGGTCGAACACGTCATCCCACGAGGTCCCTGAGGGTCTCGAACCCCGACTCGATCATATCCAGGTAGCGCCGGTTGCGCCCGCCAGGATACGGCAGACAGAGGAGGCGGCTCTCCTGAAAGAGGCTCTCCCGGAGACTCCCGTTGATCCCGGTGATCGTCCCGACGCCGGAAAGAGCGCTCGCGTACGGCTCGATCCCGGATAGACCGGTGAGTGCCGTATTCCCGAGGGCGACGACGTAATCCGGGGCAAGACCGGCGATCTCCGGGGCAAGGATCTCCCGGGCGCTCAGCCTGACGAGGTCCTTCGGGATGGCCGCCTTCCGGTTCTTACGGAAGACGCACTTGACCGTGTCGACGAGGAAGAAGTTCTCGGAGAAGAGTTCCAGGTTCTCCCGGCGCGACTCTCCGTCGAGTCCGAGCAGCGAAAAGAGGTTCTCCGCGAGCCCGCGGGAGAGCGGTGCGGTGCCCCGGCGATGCCGCACGTCGTAGCGGTCGTTCCAGA
This portion of the Methanoculleus oceani genome encodes:
- a CDS encoding winged helix-turn-helix transcriptional regulator, whose amino-acid sequence is MRRRTAVVLLIILLSALPSCAAAGYTVMPAGDYVPDRPPQDMTPIEWWQVPPQILICSLLMDTSPELLIVVNILFLLNVWLFFGYRRIAKRAALEHETRTAIYDHVRAHPGIRLGTLAQDLGINRGTLRYHLGRLQEFGMIATAAVEGRTGYFENRQKYSVLEEKVLIHLRNPNTRELLAILLESPEASRRELAERLGITASSVSWHLRRLRADGIVLQEKIGGDVRYSLSGEAAGFVGERVGVRRGDPGEGAVLRGV
- a CDS encoding MBL fold metallo-hydrolase produces the protein MNPQTAEMVPRKRSGSLPEIGVMTVIPLENLRIHTYEAPEAAVFVNSHILETENRLIVVDTQFLRPHAEEFRRYADSLDKPIDRVIVTHSHPDHWFGCEYFRDAAIYALSEVTDQIRGGGEAMIQAYAPTFGDAITETVVVPEHIVRPGTETVDGVTLAYEKADGAEAGVNLVIELPENRVLIAQDLVYNRVHVFLQQKEMDPWLAHLRRFQEKEYDVVLPGHGLPANMQALADMAGYLEDAKSALAASSDVETLKQHLVGKYPFYRGDYILDISGRYLYGTGG
- a CDS encoding Hsp20/alpha crystallin family protein is translated as MAWRRSSRELWSEFDEMLGDMQKQFGEVMERLSGATQQVPLIGGTGAVVDVLEHDADIVVVADLPGVERQGISVRLLDPRTLRITARREEAKEEEQAGYHMRERRIGTISRTVSLPTDVRGEEARATFKNGVLEIRLKKVAEARGREIPVGAEAEQAGQSVAEMRRQQIEEEYREDREKVKPSGYLSPRDLQEAAQKIQIEDKGSPEEQKTAEELRRQKEMMYEEGKRKLAE
- a CDS encoding GNAT family N-acetyltransferase is translated as MKTIYIRTERLDLIPATLEILESDRDDRQKLARLLSAAVPGSWPPPLLDDETLGAFIQMVSEKGDPLFAAWYWVRDDPRDGERVLVGSGGVASSPVPGTVLIGYSVLEEFQCRGYATEAVRHLIPAIFSLPGVRRIVATTYPDLFGSIRVLEKNGFVHAGEAPAGEGFEEGTVVYVREKPEAPFRS
- a CDS encoding uracil-DNA glycosylase family protein; translation: MNLRHSLPVSAREIYRRYSACRPELRGVLLPGLLPHDACGAACRRADRVAVLFIAESPPWTAGRREVAGPADCCSPDYPYFWNDRYDVRHRRGTAPLSRGLAENLFSLLGLDGESRRENLELFSENFFLVDTVKCVFRKNRKAAIPKDLVRLSAREILAPEIAGLAPDYVVALGNTALTGLSGIEPYASALSGVGTITGINGSLRESLFQESRLLCLPYPGGRNRRYLDMIESGFETLRDLVG